The Deltaproteobacteria bacterium genome window below encodes:
- a CDS encoding DUF1343 domain-containing protein, translated as MSQKISSVYLSGFDSFLKEKNNRKVLQGKRVALLAHPASMSYASKSTFGFEHSMDALIRFAKETREFKVTAAFGPQHGMRGEKQDNMQETEDYIDPIWKVPVFSLYGEVRRPTPVMLDTFDVLLVDLQDVGTRIYTFLTTLLYVMEECAKLGKRVVVLDRPNPAGRPVEGTLLEKGYVSFVGAAEGLPMRHGLTLGEAGSWFKKRLKIDLEFDVVRMEGYDMEARPGYGWPEGQISWVNPSPNAASLSMARAFPGTVLIEGTTLSEGRGTTRPLETLGAEKLDPQEVLEKMHALRPQWMKGCLLRPTWFLPTFQKHAGKIIGGFQVHVDSHHYRHEEFKPYRLVALWLKAIRTLSPEYPIWRDFHYEYEKERLAIDLINGGPSLREWVDQPTASTEAFEARMKRDEASWLEDRREFLLY; from the coding sequence ATGAGTCAAAAAATATCTTCAGTTTATCTTTCGGGATTTGATTCTTTTTTGAAAGAAAAAAATAATCGCAAAGTATTGCAAGGAAAGCGTGTTGCACTTCTCGCGCATCCAGCCTCGATGAGCTATGCTTCGAAATCCACATTTGGGTTTGAACACTCGATGGATGCACTGATTCGCTTCGCCAAAGAAACTCGTGAGTTTAAAGTGACGGCTGCCTTTGGTCCTCAGCATGGGATGCGCGGCGAGAAGCAAGACAATATGCAAGAGACCGAAGACTACATCGACCCCATTTGGAAAGTTCCCGTTTTTTCGCTTTACGGTGAAGTTCGAAGACCTACGCCAGTGATGCTTGATACTTTCGACGTCTTGCTGGTCGATTTACAAGATGTTGGTACCAGAATCTACACGTTTTTGACGACTCTTCTTTACGTGATGGAAGAGTGCGCGAAGCTAGGGAAACGTGTGGTTGTCCTTGATCGGCCGAATCCAGCGGGGCGTCCCGTAGAAGGAACGCTTCTTGAAAAAGGATATGTCAGTTTCGTTGGTGCGGCAGAAGGCCTTCCGATGCGTCACGGTCTTACCCTAGGCGAAGCTGGATCGTGGTTTAAGAAGCGGTTGAAGATCGATCTAGAATTCGATGTCGTGAGGATGGAAGGATACGACATGGAGGCTCGCCCAGGTTACGGTTGGCCCGAGGGTCAGATCTCATGGGTGAACCCGAGTCCTAATGCTGCCAGTCTTTCGATGGCGCGCGCTTTTCCAGGAACGGTTCTGATTGAAGGTACAACGCTTTCAGAAGGCCGGGGCACGACAAGGCCGCTAGAAACTTTGGGCGCTGAAAAGTTAGACCCGCAAGAGGTCCTCGAAAAGATGCACGCGCTACGTCCGCAATGGATGAAAGGATGTCTGTTAAGACCGACCTGGTTTTTGCCGACGTTCCAAAAGCACGCAGGGAAAATCATCGGTGGCTTTCAAGTTCATGTCGACAGTCATCATTACCGGCATGAAGAGTTCAAACCCTACCGCCTCGTGGCACTTTGGTTGAAAGCGATTCGTACGCTTTCGCCTGAGTATCCGATTTGGCGGGACTTTCACTATGAATATGAAAAAGAGAGGCTGGCCATTGATCTTATCAATGGTGGCCCGTCACTTCGTGAGTGGGTTGATCAGCCAACCGCTTCAACAGAAGCTTTCGAAGCAAGAATGAAACGCGACGAAGCCTCTTGGTTAGAAGATCGCCGCGAATTTTTACTTTATTAA
- a CDS encoding HNH endonuclease: MNLKSFSNIELLNGVRSLRGDERKLDRQIVEYICEIESRRLYAELGFANIIDWLVKDLGYSESSAYRRMMAARAIRGVPEAAGKIEDGRLNLVTLAKVQSAIRREEKRTGHRVSLETRSTMIAQTENKTLRETVRIAAEHFPEAIQASGSQIFSTQIVLTDEQLALLERVRELRSHSNFGASLGEIVAAIANEYLDRNDPLRREVKPRSVVKEPRDTPIGKTSAGGAAHSMEEPLSEISGGSPQGGTTVVFESDLRSRSGARRTSIAPSTRNFVRRRAGDACEYQGTGGQRCGSRFQTQMDHVIPVALGGKNDLTNLRLLCRTHNLLMAEKTLGLKKMSQFRIPL, encoded by the coding sequence ATGAACCTAAAGTCTTTTTCCAATATCGAACTGCTAAACGGTGTACGTAGCTTGCGCGGTGACGAGCGAAAGCTTGATCGCCAGATTGTCGAATACATTTGCGAAATCGAATCGCGCAGGCTTTATGCGGAACTTGGGTTTGCAAATATCATTGATTGGTTGGTGAAAGACCTCGGTTATAGCGAGTCTTCTGCGTATCGACGGATGATGGCTGCGCGCGCGATTCGTGGGGTGCCGGAAGCGGCCGGGAAAATTGAAGACGGAAGATTGAACTTGGTAACACTTGCGAAGGTTCAATCTGCGATTCGCCGTGAAGAGAAACGAACCGGTCATCGCGTTTCGCTCGAAACTCGGTCGACCATGATCGCGCAGACCGAAAACAAAACTTTGCGCGAAACTGTGCGCATTGCCGCCGAGCATTTCCCAGAAGCGATACAGGCCTCGGGCTCGCAGATTTTTTCGACGCAGATTGTTTTAACAGATGAACAGCTCGCACTGCTTGAGCGAGTGCGTGAGCTAAGATCACATTCCAACTTCGGTGCGTCGCTAGGCGAGATTGTGGCGGCTATAGCAAACGAGTACCTCGATCGAAACGATCCACTTCGACGCGAAGTGAAACCTCGATCGGTGGTAAAGGAGCCGCGCGACACGCCAATTGGAAAAACATCAGCCGGAGGGGCAGCTCATTCGATGGAAGAGCCCCTATCTGAAATCTCCGGAGGTTCGCCGCAAGGCGGCACCACTGTGGTGTTCGAATCAGATTTACGTTCACGTAGTGGCGCAAGACGCACGTCGATTGCGCCGTCGACTCGTAACTTTGTGAGGCGACGTGCGGGCGACGCGTGTGAATATCAGGGCACCGGCGGTCAGCGTTGTGGATCGCGGTTTCAAACGCAGATGGATCATGTGATTCCAGTGGCGTTGGGTGGAAAGAATGATCTCACGAACCTTCGGCTATTGTGCAGAACTCATAATCTACTCATGGCCGAGAAGACTCTCGGTCTGAAAAAGATGAGTCAGTTTCGAATACCATTATAA
- a CDS encoding DMT family transporter: MTQTRAAIELAIAGALWGFGFVAAMWSLKAGGPLAITGWRFAVAAFIGLSFSLVIRQLRKVSRPGTDWKLNLKTAGLPGLFIAGTLIFQTWGLQYTTATKSGFITCLYVLIVPLIEPLLGGPRPSRAVWLSAFCALVGVALMCGLFTAQDLDERSRLNFGDFLTLLAAFCASFHILAIDRVSAKLGQGFDSHKFNTAQSLMAGLPTLAIALAIEPGAFSFPVRLVLEPGVATIGFLSLAIGSTLIAFALQVRAQKYIPPTTASLLFLLESPFAAIFATLLLSEVMGPTQLIGGAIILTSVGLSTFSSARDS; this comes from the coding sequence ATGACACAAACCCGAGCTGCAATTGAACTCGCTATCGCCGGAGCACTCTGGGGATTTGGCTTTGTAGCGGCTATGTGGTCATTGAAGGCCGGTGGACCTCTTGCGATCACGGGCTGGCGATTTGCCGTGGCAGCGTTTATCGGGCTCAGTTTTTCTTTGGTGATACGTCAACTCAGAAAAGTCTCGCGGCCCGGAACCGACTGGAAATTGAACTTAAAAACCGCTGGGCTCCCTGGACTCTTTATTGCCGGTACTTTGATCTTTCAAACGTGGGGATTGCAGTACACGACCGCGACAAAAAGTGGGTTCATCACATGTCTCTATGTTCTAATAGTTCCCCTAATTGAACCATTGCTTGGTGGACCTAGGCCGTCGCGCGCCGTTTGGTTAAGCGCCTTTTGCGCTTTGGTTGGTGTCGCGCTGATGTGCGGTTTGTTTACGGCGCAGGATCTCGACGAAAGATCACGTCTTAACTTTGGCGATTTTTTAACATTGCTTGCAGCATTCTGTGCCTCATTTCACATTCTCGCTATTGACCGGGTCAGCGCGAAGCTTGGTCAAGGATTTGATAGTCACAAATTTAACACGGCACAAAGTTTGATGGCTGGCCTTCCGACCTTGGCAATTGCGCTGGCAATTGAACCTGGGGCATTTAGCTTTCCGGTTCGGTTAGTACTTGAGCCGGGTGTCGCGACAATTGGCTTTTTAAGTCTTGCGATCGGATCGACGCTGATCGCATTCGCACTTCAAGTGCGAGCGCAGAAGTACATCCCTCCAACCACTGCGTCGCTTTTATTCCTGCTCGAATCGCCGTTTGCAGCTATTTTCGCAACACTTTTACTCAGCGAAGTCATGGGCCCTACCCAACTTATCGGCGGCGCCATCATCTTGACTTCGGTGGGGCTTTCAACATTTTCAAGTGCGCGAGACTCGTGA